A window from Pseudomonas campi encodes these proteins:
- the rplC gene encoding 50S ribosomal protein L3 — MTIGVVGRKCGMTRIFTEEGVSIPVTVIEIEPNRVTQFKTEESDGYRAVQVTVGERRASRVTKAQAGHFAKANVAAGRGVWEFRLEEGEYQAGDQITAELFQAGQLVDVTGESKGKGFAGTIKRWNFRGQDNTHGNSLSHRVPGSIGQCQTPGRVFKGKKMSGHMGAERVTVQSLEVVRVDAERNLLLVKGAVPGATGGNLVVRPATKARG, encoded by the coding sequence ATGACTATTGGTGTAGTCGGTCGTAAGTGCGGCATGACCCGCATTTTCACCGAAGAAGGTGTCTCCATTCCGGTTACGGTCATTGAGATCGAGCCGAATCGCGTCACCCAGTTCAAAACTGAAGAAAGCGATGGCTATCGCGCCGTGCAGGTTACCGTTGGTGAGCGTCGTGCTTCCCGCGTAACCAAGGCTCAGGCTGGCCACTTTGCCAAGGCAAATGTTGCTGCTGGTCGCGGTGTCTGGGAATTCCGTCTTGAAGAAGGCGAGTACCAGGCTGGCGATCAGATCACCGCTGAGTTGTTCCAAGCTGGTCAACTGGTGGATGTCACCGGTGAATCCAAGGGTAAAGGCTTTGCCGGTACCATCAAGCGCTGGAACTTCCGTGGTCAGGACAATACCCACGGTAACTCCCTCTCTCACCGCGTCCCGGGCTCCATCGGCCAGTGCCAGACTCCTGGTCGTGTGTTCAAGGGCAAAAAAATGTCCGGTCATATGGGCGCTGAGCGCGTGACCGTGCAGTCCCTGGAAGTTGTGCGCGTCGACGCTGAACGCAATCTGCTGCTGGTCAAGGGTGCCGTTCCTGGCGCTACTGGCGGCAATCTGGTTGTGCGTCCGGCTACCAAGGCTCGCGGTTAA
- the rplW gene encoding 50S ribosomal protein L23, which produces MNQERVFKVLVGPHVSEKATVLADGKSQFVFKVATDATKLEIKKAVESLFNVKVAAVNTVNVLGKSKRTARGVGKRNDWKKAYIALQPGQDIDFASSAE; this is translated from the coding sequence ATGAACCAGGAACGCGTATTTAAAGTGCTGGTTGGCCCGCATGTCTCCGAGAAAGCCACTGTGCTGGCGGACGGCAAGAGCCAATTCGTTTTCAAGGTTGCCACTGATGCAACCAAGCTGGAAATCAAGAAGGCCGTCGAAAGCCTGTTCAACGTGAAAGTGGCCGCTGTTAATACCGTGAATGTTCTCGGTAAAAGCAAGCGCACCGCTCGCGGCGTTGGCAAGCGTAACGACTGGAAGAAGGCGTATATCGCTCTTCAGCCGGGCCAGGACATCGATTTCGCCAGCAGTGCTGAGTAA
- the rpsG gene encoding 30S ribosomal protein S7, with translation MPRRRVAAKREILDDPKYGSLILAKFMNHVMESGKKAVAERIVYGALETVKARKNSDPLEIFEKALDAIAPLVEVKSRRVGGATYQVPVEVRPSRRNALAMRWLVDYARKRGEKSMALRLAGELLDAAEGKGAAVKKREDVHRMAEANKAFSHYRF, from the coding sequence ATGCCAAGACGTCGTGTAGCAGCTAAGCGTGAGATTCTGGACGATCCGAAATACGGAAGCCTGATTCTCGCCAAATTCATGAACCACGTGATGGAAAGCGGCAAAAAAGCAGTCGCCGAGCGCATCGTTTACGGTGCCCTGGAAACTGTTAAAGCGCGCAAGAACAGCGATCCCCTGGAGATCTTCGAGAAAGCTCTCGACGCCATCGCTCCGCTGGTCGAAGTGAAGTCCCGCCGTGTTGGCGGTGCGACTTACCAGGTTCCGGTCGAAGTTCGTCCGTCCCGTCGTAATGCCCTGGCCATGCGTTGGCTGGTGGATTACGCCCGCAAGCGTGGCGAGAAGTCCATGGCTCTGCGCCTTGCTGGCGAGCTGCTGGATGCTGCGGAAGGCAAAGGCGCTGCAGTGAAGAAGCGTGAAGACGTGCACCGTATGGCTGAAGCCAACAAGGCCTTCTCGCACTACCGCTTCTAA
- the rpsJ gene encoding 30S ribosomal protein S10, whose translation MQNQQIRIRLKAFDHRLIDQSTQEIVETAKRTGAQVRGPIPLPTRKERFTVLTSPHVNKDARDQYEIRTHKRVLDIVQPTDKTVDALMKLDLAAGVEVQISLG comes from the coding sequence ATGCAAAACCAACAAATCCGTATTCGGTTGAAGGCTTTTGACCATCGCCTGATCGATCAATCCACCCAGGAAATCGTGGAAACCGCGAAACGTACTGGTGCTCAGGTGCGTGGTCCTATTCCTCTGCCTACTCGCAAGGAGCGTTTCACCGTACTGACTTCTCCGCACGTCAACAAAGACGCGCGTGATCAGTACGAGATTCGCACTCATAAGCGTGTTCTGGACATCGTCCAGCCGACGGATAAAACCGTTGACGCGCTGATGAAGCTTGACCTTGCAGCTGGCGTGGAAGTGCAGATCAGCCTCGGCTAA
- the rpmC gene encoding 50S ribosomal protein L29, whose protein sequence is MKANELREKSVQQLNEQLLGLLRDQFNLRMQKATGQLGQSHLLSQVKRDIARVKTVLTQQAGK, encoded by the coding sequence ATGAAAGCGAATGAACTTCGTGAAAAATCGGTTCAGCAGCTGAACGAGCAACTGCTCGGTCTGCTGCGCGATCAGTTCAATCTGCGTATGCAGAAAGCAACTGGTCAGTTGGGGCAGTCTCACCTGCTCTCGCAAGTGAAGCGCGACATTGCTCGCGTGAAGACTGTGCTCACCCAGCAGGCAGGTAAGTAA
- the rplB gene encoding 50S ribosomal protein L2, whose protein sequence is MAIVKCKPTSAGRRFVVKVVNQELHKGAPHAPLLEKKSKTGGRNNNGRITTRHIGGGHKQHYRLVDFRRNDKDGIPATVERIEYDPNRTAHIALLKYADGERRYIIAPKGVSAGDQLIAGSAAPIKAGNSMSLRSIPVGSTVHGIELKPGKGAQIARSAGASAQLVAREGAYVTLRLRSGEMRKVLAECRATLGEVSNSEHSLRSLGKAGAKRWRGVRPTVRGVAMNPVDHPHGGGEGRTSGGRHPVSPWGFPTKGAKTRGNKRTDNMIVRRRK, encoded by the coding sequence ATGGCAATCGTTAAATGCAAACCGACTTCCGCTGGCCGCCGTTTCGTGGTCAAGGTGGTCAATCAGGAGCTGCACAAAGGCGCTCCTCATGCTCCGCTGCTCGAGAAGAAGTCGAAGACTGGCGGCCGTAACAACAACGGTCGTATCACCACTCGTCACATCGGTGGTGGTCACAAGCAGCACTATCGTCTGGTCGATTTCCGTCGCAACGACAAAGATGGCATTCCAGCCACTGTCGAGCGTATCGAATACGATCCGAACCGTACCGCGCACATCGCTCTGCTGAAGTACGCCGACGGTGAGCGTCGCTACATCATCGCGCCGAAGGGCGTGAGCGCTGGTGATCAGCTGATCGCTGGTTCCGCTGCTCCGATCAAGGCTGGCAACAGCATGTCGCTGCGCAGCATCCCGGTGGGTTCGACCGTTCACGGTATCGAGCTGAAGCCAGGTAAAGGTGCTCAGATCGCGCGTTCCGCTGGTGCTTCGGCTCAGCTGGTTGCTCGTGAAGGTGCTTACGTCACGCTGCGTCTGCGCTCCGGCGAGATGCGTAAAGTACTGGCTGAATGCCGTGCGACCCTGGGCGAAGTCTCGAACTCCGAGCACAGCCTGCGTTCGCTGGGTAAAGCTGGTGCCAAGCGCTGGCGCGGTGTTCGCCCGACCGTCCGCGGCGTGGCGATGAACCCGGTAGACCACCCACATGGTGGTGGTGAAGGTCGTACCTCTGGTGGCCGTCATCCGGTGTCTCCATGGGGCTTCCCGACTAAGGGCGCGAAGACTCGTGGTAACAAACGCACCGACAACATGATCGTCCGTCGTCGCAAGTAA
- the rplX gene encoding 50S ribosomal protein L24 → MQKIRRDDEIIVIAGKDKGKRGKVLKVLADDRLVVGGINLVKRHTKPNPMLGAQGGIVEKEAPLHVSNVAIFNNETNKADRVGFKVEDGKKIRVFKSTQKPVGA, encoded by the coding sequence ATGCAAAAGATTCGTCGTGATGACGAGATCATCGTGATCGCCGGCAAAGACAAAGGTAAGCGTGGCAAGGTGCTCAAGGTTCTCGCTGACGACCGTCTGGTCGTTGGTGGGATCAACCTGGTGAAGCGCCATACCAAGCCGAACCCGATGCTGGGTGCTCAAGGCGGTATCGTCGAGAAAGAGGCGCCTCTGCACGTCTCTAACGTCGCCATTTTCAACAATGAAACCAACAAGGCTGACCGCGTTGGCTTCAAAGTTGAAGACGGTAAGAAAATTCGTGTCTTCAAGTCCACCCAAAAGCCGGTTGGCGCTTGA
- the rplP gene encoding 50S ribosomal protein L16, which translates to MLQPKRTKFRKQMTGHNRGLAQRGSKVSFGEFALKAVARGRLTARQIESARRALTRHVKRGGKIWIRVFPDKPVTKKPLEVRMGKGKGGVEYWVAQIQPGKVLYEIEGVPEELAREAFALAAAKLPLATSFVKRTVM; encoded by the coding sequence ATGCTGCAACCCAAGCGTACAAAATTCCGCAAGCAGATGACTGGCCACAACCGTGGTCTGGCTCAGCGCGGTAGCAAGGTCAGCTTCGGCGAATTCGCCCTGAAAGCTGTCGCACGTGGTCGCCTGACTGCTCGTCAGATCGAGTCGGCTCGTCGTGCCCTGACTCGTCACGTTAAGCGTGGCGGTAAAATCTGGATCCGTGTTTTCCCGGACAAGCCTGTTACCAAAAAGCCCCTCGAAGTTCGTATGGGTAAAGGGAAGGGCGGCGTCGAGTACTGGGTAGCCCAGATTCAGCCGGGCAAGGTTCTGTACGAGATCGAAGGTGTTCCAGAAGAGCTGGCGCGTGAGGCATTCGCCCTGGCTGCTGCAAAGCTGCCCCTCGCCACCTCCTTTGTTAAGCGGACGGTGATGTGA
- the rpsC gene encoding 30S ribosomal protein S3 produces MGQKVHPTGIRLGIVKEHTSVWYADKRQYADYLFADLKVREYLQDKLKSASVSRIDIARPAQTARITIHTARPGIVIGKKGEDVEKLRQDLTKQMGVPVHINIEEIRKPELDGLLVAQSVAQQLERRVMFRRAMKRAVQNAMRIGAKGIKIQVSGRLGGAEIARTEWYREGRVPLHTLRADIDYATYEAHTTYGVIGVKVWIFKGEVIGGLKEELKPQAPAPRKKAAK; encoded by the coding sequence ATGGGTCAGAAAGTACATCCCACTGGCATTCGCCTGGGAATCGTCAAGGAGCACACCTCCGTTTGGTACGCAGACAAGCGTCAATACGCTGATTATCTGTTTGCCGACCTCAAGGTTCGTGAGTATCTCCAAGACAAACTAAAAAGCGCGTCCGTAAGCCGTATCGACATTGCTCGTCCGGCTCAGACTGCACGCATCACCATCCACACCGCTCGTCCCGGCATCGTGATCGGCAAGAAAGGTGAAGATGTTGAGAAGCTGCGTCAGGACCTGACCAAGCAAATGGGTGTGCCGGTGCACATCAACATCGAAGAGATCCGCAAGCCGGAACTCGACGGTCTGTTGGTAGCACAGAGCGTTGCTCAGCAGCTGGAGCGTCGTGTGATGTTCCGCCGCGCCATGAAACGTGCCGTACAAAACGCCATGCGTATTGGTGCCAAGGGCATCAAGATCCAGGTGAGCGGTCGTCTTGGCGGTGCAGAAATCGCCCGTACCGAATGGTATCGCGAAGGTCGTGTGCCTCTGCACACCCTGCGTGCCGATATCGATTACGCCACTTACGAAGCGCACACCACTTACGGTGTGATCGGTGTGAAGGTTTGGATCTTCAAAGGTGAGGTCATCGGTGGCCTCAAAGAAGAGCTGAAACCACAAGCGCCCGCTCCTCGTAAAAAAGCTGCCAAGTAA
- the rpsS gene encoding 30S ribosomal protein S19 has protein sequence MPRSLKKGPFIDLHLLKKVEVAMEKNDRKPVKTWSRRSMILPQMVGLTIAVHNGRQHVPVLVNEDMVGHKLGEFAGTRTYRGHVADKKAKR, from the coding sequence GTGCCGCGTTCTCTGAAAAAAGGTCCTTTTATCGATCTTCACCTACTGAAGAAGGTCGAAGTGGCGATGGAAAAGAATGATCGCAAGCCGGTTAAAACCTGGTCGCGCCGTTCCATGATCCTGCCGCAAATGGTCGGTCTGACCATCGCTGTACATAACGGTCGTCAACACGTCCCCGTTCTCGTGAACGAAGACATGGTCGGCCATAAACTCGGCGAGTTCGCTGGTACCCGCACTTATCGTGGGCACGTGGCGGACAAGAAAGCCAAGCGTTAA
- the rplN gene encoding 50S ribosomal protein L14 yields MIQTQSMLDVADNSGARRVMCIKVLGGSHRRYAGIGDIIKVTVKEAIPRGKVKKGQVMTAVVVRTRHGVRRPDGSIIRFDGNAAVLLNNKQEPIGTRIFGPVTRELRTEKFMKIVSLAPEVL; encoded by the coding sequence ATGATTCAGACTCAATCCATGCTCGACGTCGCTGACAACAGCGGTGCTCGTCGCGTTATGTGCATCAAGGTCCTTGGTGGTTCGCACCGTCGTTACGCCGGTATCGGCGACATCATCAAGGTCACCGTGAAGGAAGCAATTCCGCGCGGTAAAGTGAAGAAAGGCCAGGTGATGACCGCTGTTGTGGTCCGCACCCGTCACGGCGTTCGTCGTCCTGATGGCTCGATCATCCGCTTTGATGGCAACGCTGCTGTTCTGCTGAACAACAAGCAAGAGCCGATCGGCACCCGTATCTTCGGGCCAGTGACTCGTGAACTTCGTACTGAGAAGTTCATGAAGATCGTCTCGCTCGCCCCCGAAGTGCTGTAA
- the fusA gene encoding elongation factor G: protein MARTTPINRYRNIGIVAHVDAGKTTTTERVLFYTGKSHKMGEVHDGAATTDWMVQEQERGITITSAAITAFWKGSEKQYKDEHRFNVIDTPGHVDFTIEVERSLRVLDGAVVVFCGTSGVEPQSETVWRQANKYGVPRLVYVNKMDRAGADFLRVIGQIKQRLGHTPVPIQLAIGSEDNFQGQIDLINMQAVYWNDADKGMVPVRKDIPAELLEEAEKWRSNMVEAAAEANEELMNKYLEGEELTIEEIKGALRQRTIAGEIVLAVCGSSFKNKGVPLVLDAVIDFLPAPTDIPAIKGSNPDNEEEEMERHASDDEPFAALAFKIATDPFVGTLTFVRVYSGVLASGDGVINSVKGKKERVGRMVQMHANAREEIKEVRAGDIAALIGMKDVTTGETLCNADKPIILVRMDFPEPVISVAVEPKTKDDQEKMGIALGKLAQEDPSFRVKTDEETGQTIISGMGELHLDILVDRMRREFNVEANIGKPQVSYRERITKNCEIEGKFVRQSGGRGQFGHCWIRFAPADEGQEGLQFVNEVVGGVVPKEYIPAIQKGIEEQMKNGVVAGYPLIGLKATVFDGSYHDVDSNEMAFKVAASMATKQLAQKGGGELLEPIMAVEVVTPEDYMGDVMGDLNRRRGMILGMEDTISGKVIRAEVPLGEMFGYATDVRSMSQGRASYSMEFKKYNTAPSHIVESVTKKQG from the coding sequence ATGGCTCGTACTACACCGATTAACCGGTACCGTAACATCGGTATCGTGGCTCACGTGGACGCGGGTAAAACCACGACCACCGAGCGTGTGCTTTTCTACACCGGGAAAAGCCACAAGATGGGCGAGGTGCATGACGGCGCCGCGACCACCGACTGGATGGTGCAGGAGCAGGAGCGTGGTATTACCATTACTTCTGCTGCCATTACCGCTTTCTGGAAGGGCTCCGAGAAGCAGTACAAGGACGAGCACCGCTTCAACGTCATCGACACCCCCGGGCACGTTGACTTCACCATTGAAGTTGAGCGTTCGCTGCGTGTACTCGACGGCGCGGTCGTTGTGTTCTGTGGTACCTCGGGCGTTGAGCCGCAGTCGGAAACCGTATGGCGTCAGGCCAACAAATACGGCGTTCCGCGTCTTGTTTACGTCAACAAGATGGACCGTGCCGGTGCTGACTTCCTGCGCGTGATCGGTCAGATCAAGCAGCGTCTGGGCCACACTCCGGTGCCGATCCAGCTGGCTATCGGTTCCGAAGACAACTTCCAGGGTCAGATCGATCTGATCAACATGCAAGCTGTCTACTGGAACGATGCTGACAAGGGCATGGTCCCGGTTCGCAAGGACATTCCGGCTGAACTGCTGGAAGAAGCCGAGAAGTGGCGCAGCAACATGGTTGAGGCTGCGGCCGAAGCCAACGAAGAGCTGATGAACAAGTACCTCGAGGGTGAAGAACTCACTATCGAGGAAATCAAGGGCGCTCTGCGTCAGCGTACTATCGCTGGTGAAATCGTTCTGGCTGTTTGCGGTTCTTCCTTCAAGAACAAGGGTGTCCCCCTGGTTCTCGACGCCGTTATCGACTTCCTGCCTGCTCCTACCGACATTCCTGCTATCAAGGGTTCCAACCCGGATAACGAGGAAGAGGAAATGGAGCGTCATGCAAGTGACGACGAGCCGTTCGCGGCGCTGGCGTTCAAGATCGCTACCGACCCATTCGTGGGTACCTTGACCTTCGTTCGCGTTTACTCGGGCGTATTGGCCTCGGGCGACGGCGTGATCAACTCGGTTAAAGGCAAGAAAGAGCGTGTGGGTCGTATGGTGCAAATGCACGCAAACGCCCGCGAAGAAATCAAGGAAGTGCGCGCTGGTGACATCGCGGCCTTGATCGGCATGAAGGACGTCACCACTGGCGAAACTTTGTGCAACGCTGATAAGCCGATCATCCTGGTTCGCATGGACTTCCCGGAGCCGGTTATTTCGGTTGCCGTTGAGCCGAAGACCAAAGATGACCAGGAAAAAATGGGTATCGCTCTGGGCAAGCTTGCTCAGGAAGACCCGTCTTTCCGCGTCAAGACCGATGAGGAGACTGGTCAGACCATCATCTCCGGCATGGGCGAATTGCACCTGGACATCCTGGTTGACCGGATGCGCCGTGAGTTCAACGTCGAAGCCAACATCGGTAAGCCTCAGGTTTCCTATCGTGAGCGCATCACGAAGAACTGCGAAATCGAAGGCAAGTTCGTTCGTCAGTCCGGCGGTCGTGGTCAGTTCGGCCATTGCTGGATCCGTTTTGCTCCTGCTGACGAAGGTCAGGAAGGTCTGCAGTTCGTGAACGAAGTAGTGGGTGGTGTGGTTCCTAAGGAATACATCCCGGCTATCCAGAAGGGTATCGAAGAGCAGATGAAGAACGGCGTTGTTGCCGGCTATCCGCTGATCGGCCTGAAGGCTACCGTGTTTGATGGTTCCTACCACGACGTCGACTCGAACGAGATGGCGTTCAAGGTGGCTGCCTCCATGGCAACCAAGCAGCTGGCCCAGAAGGGCGGTGGTGAGTTGCTTGAGCCGATCATGGCGGTAGAGGTTGTTACCCCTGAAGACTATATGGGTGACGTGATGGGCGACCTTAACCGCCGTCGCGGCATGATCTTGGGTATGGAAGACACGATCTCCGGCAAAGTAATTCGCGCCGAAGTTCCGCTGGGTGAGATGTTCGGTTATGCGACCGACGTCCGTTCCATGTCTCAGGGTCGCGCTAGCTACTCTATGGAATTCAAAAAATACAATACGGCTCCGTCGCACATCGTCGAGTCTGTAACCAAAAAACAAGGCTGA
- the rplV gene encoding 50S ribosomal protein L22 — MEVAAKLSGARISAQKARLVADQIRGKKVGEALNLLAFSSKKAAEIMKKVLESAVANAEHNEGADVDDLKVSTVFVNEGRSLKRIMPRAKGRADRIVKRSCHITVKVADK; from the coding sequence ATGGAAGTAGCCGCTAAGTTGTCGGGCGCTCGCATCTCCGCCCAGAAAGCCCGCTTGGTCGCCGACCAGATCCGCGGGAAGAAGGTGGGCGAAGCGCTCAACCTCCTGGCTTTCAGCAGTAAGAAAGCCGCCGAGATCATGAAGAAAGTGCTGGAGTCGGCCGTAGCCAACGCCGAGCACAACGAAGGCGCAGACGTTGATGACCTGAAGGTCAGCACCGTTTTCGTCAACGAGGGGCGTTCGCTGAAGCGCATCATGCCGCGTGCCAAAGGCCGCGCTGATCGCATCGTCAAGCGGTCTTGCCATATCACTGTCAAGGTTGCGGACAAGTAA
- the rplD gene encoding 50S ribosomal protein L4 — protein MQLNVTNAQAIEVSDATFGSEYNETLVHQAVVAYMAGGRQGSKQQKTRSDVSGGGKRPWRQKGTGRARAGTTRGPIWRGGGVTFAARPQNHDQKLNKKMYRAALRSILSELVRADRLVVVEDFAVDAPKTKVLLDKLNGMGLNDVLIVSDAVDQNLYLAARNLPHVDVRDVQGSDPVSLIAYDKVLVTVSAVKKFEELLG, from the coding sequence ATGCAATTGAATGTAACTAACGCTCAGGCGATCGAAGTCTCCGACGCGACTTTCGGCAGCGAATACAACGAGACCCTGGTTCACCAGGCCGTTGTCGCCTACATGGCTGGCGGTCGTCAGGGCAGCAAGCAGCAGAAGACTCGTTCCGACGTGTCCGGTGGTGGCAAGCGTCCGTGGCGTCAGAAGGGCACTGGTCGTGCTCGTGCTGGTACCACTCGTGGTCCGATCTGGCGTGGCGGTGGTGTGACCTTCGCAGCTCGTCCGCAGAACCATGACCAGAAGCTCAACAAGAAGATGTATCGCGCCGCTCTGCGCTCGATCCTCTCCGAGTTGGTGCGTGCTGATCGTCTGGTTGTCGTGGAAGACTTCGCTGTTGATGCACCGAAAACCAAGGTTCTCCTGGACAAGCTGAATGGCATGGGTCTGAACGACGTTCTGATCGTGTCCGATGCTGTCGACCAGAACCTGTACCTGGCTGCGCGCAACCTGCCGCACGTCGACGTACGCGACGTTCAAGGTTCCGATCCTGTCAGCCTGATCGCCTACGACAAGGTGCTGGTCACCGTGTCTGCCGTGAAGAAATTCGAGGAGCTGCTGGGATGA
- the rpsL gene encoding 30S ribosomal protein S12, with the protein MATINQLVRQPRKRIVEKSDVPALQNCPQRRGVCTRVYTTTPKKPNSALRKVCRVRLTNGFEVTSYIGGEGHNLQEHSVVLIRGGRVKDLPGVRYHTVRGSLDTTGVKDRKQGRSKYGTKRPK; encoded by the coding sequence ATGGCAACTATCAACCAGCTGGTACGTCAGCCGCGCAAGCGTATCGTCGAGAAATCCGACGTTCCTGCGCTGCAGAACTGCCCGCAGCGTCGTGGCGTGTGCACCCGCGTGTACACCACCACGCCGAAGAAACCGAACTCCGCACTGCGTAAAGTGTGCCGTGTTCGTCTGACCAACGGTTTTGAAGTCACCTCCTACATCGGTGGTGAAGGTCACAACCTGCAAGAGCACAGCGTCGTGCTGATCCGTGGCGGTCGTGTAAAAGACCTTCCGGGTGTGCGCTACCACACTGTTCGCGGTTCGCTGGATACCACCGGCGTTAAAGACCGTAAGCAGGGTCGCTCGAAGTACGGTACCAAGCGTCCGAAGTAA
- the tuf gene encoding elongation factor Tu, whose product MAKEKFERNKPHVNVGTIGHVDHGKTTLTAALTRVCSEVFGSARVDFDKIDSAPEEKARGITINTAHVEYDSAVRHYAHVDCPGHADYVKNMITGAAQMDGAILVCSAADGPMPQTREHILLSRQVGVPYIVVFLNKADMVDDAELLELVEMEVRDLLSTYDFPGDDTPIIIGSALMALNGQDDNEMGTSAVKKLVETLDSYIPEPVRAIDKPFLMPIEDVFSISGRGTVVTGRVERGIVKIQEEIEIVGLRDTTKTTCTGVEMFRKLLDEGRAGENCGVLLRGTKRDDVERGQVLAKPGTIKPHTKFEAEVYVLSKEEGGRHTPFFKGYRPQFYFRTTDVTGSCELPEGVEMVMPGDNVKMVVTLIKPIAMEDGLRFAIREGGRTVGAGVVAKIVE is encoded by the coding sequence GTGGCTAAAGAAAAGTTTGAACGTAACAAACCGCACGTCAACGTAGGCACCATCGGTCACGTTGACCACGGTAAAACCACCCTGACCGCAGCTCTGACCCGCGTTTGCTCCGAAGTATTCGGTTCGGCTCGCGTTGACTTCGACAAGATCGACAGCGCCCCGGAAGAAAAAGCTCGCGGTATCACCATCAACACCGCTCACGTTGAGTACGATTCGGCTGTTCGCCACTACGCGCACGTTGACTGCCCGGGCCACGCCGACTACGTAAAAAACATGATCACCGGTGCTGCCCAGATGGACGGCGCGATCCTGGTTTGCTCCGCTGCTGACGGCCCGATGCCGCAGACCCGCGAGCACATCCTGCTGTCCCGCCAGGTAGGTGTTCCGTACATCGTGGTCTTCCTGAACAAGGCTGACATGGTTGACGACGCCGAGCTGCTGGAACTGGTTGAGATGGAAGTTCGTGACCTGCTGTCGACCTACGACTTCCCGGGCGACGACACTCCGATCATCATCGGTTCTGCACTGATGGCTCTGAACGGCCAAGATGACAACGAAATGGGCACCAGCGCTGTTAAGAAGCTGGTTGAAACTCTGGACAGCTACATCCCAGAGCCGGTTCGTGCTATCGACAAGCCGTTCCTGATGCCGATCGAAGACGTATTCTCGATCTCCGGCCGCGGTACTGTGGTTACCGGTCGTGTAGAGCGCGGTATCGTCAAGATCCAGGAAGAAATCGAGATCGTTGGTCTGCGTGACACCACCAAGACCACCTGCACCGGCGTTGAAATGTTCCGCAAGCTGCTCGACGAAGGTCGTGCTGGCGAGAACTGCGGCGTCCTGCTGCGCGGCACCAAGCGTGACGACGTAGAGCGTGGTCAGGTTCTGGCCAAGCCGGGCACCATCAAGCCGCACACCAAGTTCGAAGCTGAAGTGTACGTGCTGTCCAAAGAAGAAGGCGGTCGTCACACTCCGTTCTTCAAGGGCTACCGTCCGCAGTTCTACTTCCGTACCACCGACGTAACCGGTTCGTGCGAACTGCCGGAAGGCGTTGAGATGGTCATGCCGGGCGACAACGTGAAAATGGTTGTCACCCTGATCAAGCCGATCGCCATGGAAGATGGTCTGCGTTTCGCGATTCGCGAAGGCGGCCGTACCGTTGGTGCTGGCGTGGTTGCCAAGATCGTCGAGTAA
- the rpsQ gene encoding 30S ribosomal protein S17, translating into MAEAEKTVRTLTGRVVSDKMDKTITVLIERRVKHPIYGKYVKRSTKLHAHDETNQCRIGDKVTIRETRPLAKTKSWALVEVVERAVEV; encoded by the coding sequence ATGGCTGAAGCTGAGAAAACCGTCCGCACGCTGACTGGCCGCGTCGTCAGCGACAAAATGGACAAGACCATCACCGTTCTGATCGAGCGCCGCGTTAAGCACCCGATCTACGGTAAATACGTGAAGCGTTCGACCAAACTGCACGCCCACGACGAAACCAATCAGTGCCGCATCGGCGACAAGGTCACCATTCGTGAGACCCGTCCGCTGGCCAAGACCAAGTCTTGGGCACTGGTCGAAGTCGTCGAACGTGCCGTGGAAGTCTAA